GCCTAACCGTCATCCATGTCCTGATACGATGGACGAATGCGGCGTTGGATTTTAAACAATCATGACACTTGGCAATGACCTTTGGAGGCTCCTGGAAGCAGATCCCTCGACGGGAGTTACTGGATTTCTTCGAGCTGTGAGGCCGCTTGGGACGTTGAGGCGATTGGTTAGAGGGGGGTGATGGCATTCTTTTGGAGTCTTTCTGTTTTGGGCTGCCTCCTCATTTTCAAGGAGAATTGGGATTTGAATCGCTACCTTTGCGGGACAGAAATGAAAGCAACTATCATCCTATTCGTCTTGACCATCTTGACAAGCTGTTCCAACAAAAGGACGGAGAAAATGAATTTCCCGAGGACACCAAAAATCGTGGAAAGTCAAAAAGCAACCACATTCGATGAAGTCATACTCCTTGATACCTCAGCCATTGACGAAGAACTTCCCAAAGAGTTGAACATTTCCGCGATTGACGCAAAATTCCCGTTGAGAATTAATCAAATAGATGTCGAGACTACAAAAAAGGGCGTAAAACTTGAGAAAAACATTGTTTCAAGAATTAAGCAAACCGTTAAAGACTATGCCGACAAGATAGGCTTCTACGACAATTCCACTACCTATGACAATGCCTACATCAACACCATTCGCTTGCAGGACAGCGCGCAGACAATTTTTTTGGTCTTACTCAAAAATCCATATCCTCCGGGAAAAGTTAATAGCCAAGTTCTATTCTATGACAATGAAAAGAAGAAATTTGCCGACAAGCTATTTGATTTCAACCTCTTTGCCTTGTACGACTATCACAAGGGGAAACTGACGATAGGAAACTTAAAGGCCAATTTCAAAATCACATCTCCTGAAATTGAACTGGTGGATTTTGACAAGAATGGAATCAGCGATTATCAATTTACAAGACTGTTTCATAATGGGACTTCCAATCACATATACGTGACCATTTTGACAATTCAGAATTCAAAGGTGGTGACATTGAATTTTGACAGTCAAGATCCAAGCGAATGGTCTGGAAAAAACTAGCACACTATTGAACACATGATTAAGCTGTTGTTAGTACCACTTGTTTCCATCTGCATCATCTTGTTCTCAAGCTGTGGGCGAGATGAGAAAAGGGCTGTCCGGAAACGCTCTGAACAAAAAGTGGTTTCAAAAAGCAATCAAGACAGCATCAAAATTGGAATTCCTGAAATCACAAAAACCGATTCCAATCAGAATGTGAAAAAGTTAAAGGATTCCACTGTCGTGCTGCTTTTTAAGGATTTGTCGAATGTTTACAATTACAAGATTATCGACATACACCATGGAATCGAAAATCAATACCATTATGATAGTGTTTCAAGACTAATTAAAATTTTCAACAAAAACGATTCATTGATTCAGAAAATTCCTATTCATATAAAAATGGGGCCGTCGTATCCAAATGCTCGGCTTCCCCAGCTGAGACCCTCCAGATCTTATATTACTGGGAAAAATATGCATTTCGATGACGTCGATAATTATTGTGGGGAGATTGTCGTTGCGGATCTAAATTTTGACGGTCTGGAAGATTTTGCAACCCCCACGAGTTCAGGTACTGACAATGGGCCTCACTATTCATTTTATGTCCAAGACACCCATCACAGATTTAAATTGAATAGGTACTTGACAGACAACGTGACTTGGTTCCCCGAAAAAATCGTTGATTCGCTCAGGATTTTCACCACCGATGTTCCATGTACCGTTGAGGGCACTATGTTCCAGACCTTTAAATACGATGAAACATCCACACGATGGAGACGAATTGAGTATTATTTCAGGAATAATCGAACTGGAGAAATTCACGCTTTACCACGATAATTGGGTTCTGAGGCGCCTAACCCGATACTCTAGGAACTTTGAGCGCACTTCAGCAGCTCCCATCCTGCAATCGCTGGCGAAGCCAACTTTCTGCACCCACCAAAACAAGATCCAAATCCTTCCAGATGGACAAGAGTCTTTAGCTCCTGCAAAGCGCCGCGCAGCAAAAAAATCCGCACACCACGAAAATTCGCCAACATATTGCATTCACAACGGCTTCAAATGAAAACCCAACCTTCGGAATGCAGCGTCACATTTCCTGCCCCGGCACCAAGATTGCAAAACAAATCTGGAGAAAAGCATGGTTGAATTTTCGAGACGATTCCGCGCAGCAGATTTGGATGCCAGCAGAGGATCGGTTATCTTCATCCAAGAATGAAAAGAAACACTTTTTGCCCGCCGAACGCATTCGACGAAATCCGTTTACTTGAACATCATTGAGTACTATGCTCCTTTCAGACGGGGTCGCACACATTCAACAGTACTTCGCTGGCCAACAGGAGCCGAAACGCGGTGAATTGGAGGCTTTGCACCTGCGCATCCTGCAAATCTTCCCGGAATGCAAATTGTGGTTTGACGATGGCAAGGACGAAGCAGGGAAAGTTGTTGCCAACCCCACGATCGGCTATGGATTTCAGACCATCCGGTATGCAAATGGCAAAACGAAGGACTTCTTTCGAATCGGGCTCAGCGGAAACAC
This genomic window from Bacteroidota bacterium contains:
- a CDS encoding DUF1801 domain-containing protein — translated: MLLSDGVAHIQQYFAGQQEPKRGELEALHLRILQIFPECKLWFDDGKDEAGKVVANPTIGYGFQTIRYANGKTKDFFRIGLSGNTTGISVYILGIEDKKYLAEKYGTAIGKASVTGYCIKFKTLKVINMEVLEAAIRDGFEQDKIS